The following are from one region of the Jeongeupia sp. USM3 genome:
- a CDS encoding homoserine dehydrogenase: MKPIYVGLCGVGTVGGGTATVLKRNAEEIARRAGRPISVKMAANRDLARAREVCGSEVEVVDDALAVARHPDIDIVVELIGGTTIAKELVLTAIEHGKHVVTANKKLIAEYGNEIFARAQEKGVIVAFEAAVAGGIPVIKALREGLTANRIEWVAGIINGTSNFILTEMRDKGAAFADVLAEAQRLGYAEADPTFDIEGHDAAHKLTIMSAIAFGIPVQFDKAYLEGISKLQAADIKYAQELGYRIKLLGVTRRRENGIELRVAPTLIPHKRLIANVDGVMNAVLVKGDAVGATMYYGPGAGAEPTASSVIADLVDITRLHTADPEHRVPHLAFQPSQLADLPILPIGEVESCYYLRLNALDQTGVLADVTRILADHAISVDAMLQRPSDTASDDGHDDVVIITHLAIEKNVDAALARIEALPTINGKIVKLRLEHLNG, translated from the coding sequence ATGAAACCGATCTATGTAGGCTTGTGCGGCGTCGGCACCGTCGGCGGCGGCACTGCCACCGTCCTGAAACGCAACGCCGAGGAAATCGCCCGCCGCGCCGGCCGGCCGATCAGCGTGAAGATGGCCGCCAACCGCGACCTCGCGCGCGCGCGCGAAGTCTGTGGCAGCGAGGTCGAGGTCGTCGACGATGCGCTGGCCGTCGCCCGCCATCCGGACATCGACATCGTCGTCGAGCTGATCGGCGGCACCACCATCGCGAAGGAACTGGTGCTGACCGCGATCGAGCACGGCAAGCACGTCGTCACCGCCAACAAGAAGCTGATCGCCGAATACGGCAACGAAATCTTCGCCCGTGCGCAGGAAAAGGGCGTGATCGTCGCATTCGAGGCCGCGGTCGCCGGCGGTATTCCGGTGATCAAGGCGCTGCGCGAGGGCCTGACCGCCAACCGCATCGAATGGGTCGCCGGCATCATCAACGGCACCAGCAACTTCATCCTCACCGAAATGCGCGACAAGGGCGCCGCCTTTGCCGACGTACTCGCCGAAGCGCAGCGCCTCGGCTACGCCGAAGCCGACCCGACCTTCGACATCGAAGGCCACGACGCCGCGCACAAGCTCACCATCATGAGCGCGATCGCCTTCGGCATTCCGGTCCAGTTCGACAAGGCCTACCTCGAAGGCATCAGCAAGCTGCAGGCCGCCGACATCAAGTACGCGCAGGAGCTCGGCTACCGGATCAAGCTGCTTGGCGTCACCCGCCGCCGCGAGAACGGCATCGAACTGCGCGTCGCGCCGACGCTGATCCCGCACAAACGGCTGATCGCCAACGTCGACGGCGTGATGAACGCCGTGCTGGTCAAGGGCGACGCCGTCGGCGCCACCATGTACTACGGCCCGGGCGCCGGCGCCGAGCCGACCGCCTCGTCGGTGATCGCCGACCTGGTCGACATCACCCGGCTGCACACCGCCGACCCGGAACACCGCGTGCCGCACCTGGCGTTCCAGCCGTCGCAGCTGGCCGACCTGCCGATCCTACCGATCGGCGAGGTCGAGAGCTGCTACTACCTGCGCCTGAACGCGCTCGACCAGACCGGCGTGCTCGCCGACGTCACCCGCATCCTCGCCGACCACGCCATCTCGGTCGACGCGATGCTGCAGCGCCCGAGCGACACGGCCAGCGACGACGGCCACGACGACGTGGTGATCATCACGCATCTGGCGATCGAGAAAAACGTCGACGCCGCCCTGGCCAGGATCGAGGCGCTGCCCACCATCAACGGCAAGATCGTCAAGCTGCGACTCGAGCACCTGAACGGCTGA
- a CDS encoding antibiotic biosynthesis monooxygenase, protein MILEVAHLDVIPGQEADFESAFGVAQALISTIDGYLEHELQRCLERPNRYVLLVRWSSLEAHTQGFRGSPQYQQWKALLHHFYDPFPTVEHYRAVESSRS, encoded by the coding sequence GTGATTCTGGAAGTCGCCCACCTTGATGTGATTCCCGGACAGGAGGCCGACTTCGAGTCGGCCTTCGGCGTCGCGCAAGCCCTGATCAGCACCATCGACGGCTATCTGGAGCACGAGCTGCAACGTTGCCTCGAACGGCCCAATCGCTATGTCCTGCTTGTGCGCTGGAGCTCACTGGAAGCGCACACGCAGGGCTTCCGCGGCTCGCCCCAGTACCAGCAGTGGAAAGCCCTCCTGCATCATTTCTATGACCCCTTCCCGACCGTCGAGCACTATCGCGCGGTCGAATCGAGCCGATCATGA
- the thrC gene encoding threonine synthase gives MKYISTRGGMAPQSFSSILLGGLAPDGGLAIAEAYPRFGLDALERLSTLSYADLAFQIIEHFVDDIPAADLKALIARTYTAEVYCNGRDPARAAEITPVTKLDENLYLQELSNGPTLAFKDMAMQLLGNLFEYVLAAKGETINIVGATSGDTGSAAEYAMRGKHGVNVVMLSPAGKMSPFQRAQMFSLQDANIHNVAVKGFFDACQDMVKAVNNDAAFKAGHKVGAVNSINWGRVIAQVVYYFKGYFAVAKKVGDPVDFCVPSGNFGNVCAGHIARQLGLPIRHLVVATNENDVLDEFFKTGRYQPRGLDRTYETSSPSMDITKASNLERFVFDLIGRDGDELAALWQQVEKADGFALSEGDFRRMHDAYGFRSEKSSHADRLASIREVAERYGVQIDPHTADGYKAAKAHRDANVPMVILETALPAKFEATMIEALGTQPQRPAHLAGLENLPQRFDTLEADVDALKRYVAERV, from the coding sequence ATGAAATACATCTCGACCCGCGGCGGCATGGCCCCGCAATCGTTCTCAAGCATCCTGCTCGGCGGCCTCGCGCCCGACGGCGGCCTCGCCATCGCCGAGGCCTACCCGCGCTTCGGCCTCGACGCGCTCGAGCGCCTGTCGACGCTGTCGTACGCCGACCTCGCCTTCCAGATCATCGAACACTTCGTCGACGACATCCCGGCAGCCGACCTGAAGGCGCTGATCGCCAGAACCTATACCGCCGAGGTCTACTGCAACGGCCGCGATCCGGCCCGCGCAGCCGAGATCACCCCGGTGACGAAGCTCGACGAAAACCTCTACCTGCAGGAACTGTCGAACGGCCCGACGCTGGCGTTCAAGGACATGGCCATGCAGCTCCTGGGCAACCTGTTCGAATACGTGCTGGCCGCAAAGGGCGAGACGATCAACATCGTCGGCGCCACCTCGGGCGACACCGGTTCGGCCGCCGAGTACGCGATGCGCGGCAAGCACGGCGTCAATGTCGTCATGCTGTCGCCGGCCGGCAAGATGAGCCCGTTCCAGCGCGCGCAGATGTTCAGCCTGCAGGACGCGAACATCCACAATGTCGCGGTCAAGGGCTTCTTCGACGCCTGCCAGGACATGGTCAAGGCGGTGAACAACGACGCGGCGTTCAAGGCCGGACACAAGGTCGGCGCCGTGAACTCGATCAACTGGGGCCGCGTCATCGCCCAGGTCGTCTATTACTTCAAGGGCTACTTCGCCGTCGCCAAGAAAGTCGGCGATCCGGTCGACTTCTGCGTGCCGTCGGGCAACTTCGGCAATGTCTGCGCCGGCCATATCGCGCGCCAGCTCGGCCTGCCGATCCGCCACCTGGTCGTCGCGACCAACGAGAACGACGTCCTCGACGAGTTCTTCAAGACCGGCCGCTACCAGCCGCGCGGTCTCGACCGCACCTACGAGACGTCGAGCCCGTCGATGGACATCACCAAGGCGTCGAACCTCGAGCGCTTCGTGTTCGACCTGATCGGCCGCGATGGCGACGAGCTCGCCGCGCTGTGGCAACAGGTCGAGAAGGCCGACGGCTTTGCGCTGTCCGAAGGTGACTTCAGGCGCATGCACGACGCCTACGGCTTCCGCTCGGAAAAGAGCAGCCACGCCGACCGGCTCGCCAGCATCCGCGAAGTCGCCGAACGTTACGGCGTGCAGATCGATCCGCACACCGCCGACGGCTACAAGGCGGCCAAGGCCCACCGCGATGCGAACGTGCCGATGGTGATCCTCGAAACCGCGCTGCCGGCCAAGTTCGAGGCAACGATGATCGAGGCGCTCGGCACGCAACCGCAACGCCCCGCCCACCTCGCCGGACTGGAAAACCTGCCGCAGCGTTTCGATACCCTCGAAGCCGATGTCGACGCGCTGAAGCGCTACGTCGCAGAACGGGTCTGA
- a CDS encoding polysaccharide deacetylase family protein has protein sequence MNFRAWVVTLMMLCTGMAGAAGKTQKIRTPYLEGWEQIPLAVMERQAAAFPGTYWIEGPGTRKQIALTFDDGPSANTPELLKVLKKHGVHATFFWLGAQVEQHPALAREVAAQGHTIANHSYNHPYSSKLIPAVFWRDQVEKTQQIMQQTLGFAPTLFRPPYGDISDAEVRWLQERDMKVISWSIDTRDWWVAWKKGDPVEIEKMVTDYLHPEAIVLMHDGGGARDRTIAAVDAMIPKLKAQGYTLVTVDALLGVPGKQVLKASAVAAN, from the coding sequence ATGAACTTCAGAGCATGGGTGGTGACGCTGATGATGCTGTGTACCGGGATGGCAGGTGCTGCGGGCAAGACGCAGAAAATCCGCACGCCTTATCTGGAGGGCTGGGAGCAGATCCCGCTCGCGGTGATGGAGCGCCAGGCCGCGGCGTTTCCGGGCACCTACTGGATCGAAGGCCCCGGTACCCGCAAGCAGATCGCGCTGACCTTCGATGACGGCCCGAGCGCGAATACGCCCGAGCTGCTGAAGGTGCTGAAGAAGCACGGCGTCCACGCGACGTTCTTCTGGCTCGGTGCGCAGGTCGAGCAGCATCCGGCGCTGGCGCGGGAAGTCGCCGCGCAGGGGCATACGATCGCCAACCACTCGTACAACCACCCGTATTCGAGCAAGCTGATCCCGGCGGTGTTCTGGCGCGACCAGGTCGAGAAGACCCAGCAGATCATGCAGCAGACGCTCGGCTTCGCACCGACCCTGTTCCGCCCGCCGTACGGCGACATCAGCGATGCCGAAGTGCGCTGGCTGCAGGAGCGTGACATGAAGGTGATCAGCTGGTCGATCGACACCCGTGACTGGTGGGTGGCGTGGAAGAAAGGTGACCCGGTCGAGATCGAGAAGATGGTCACCGACTATCTTCACCCCGAGGCGATCGTGCTGATGCACGACGGTGGCGGTGCGCGCGACCGGACGATTGCCGCGGTCGATGCGATGATTCCCAAGCTGAAAGCGCAGGGGTACACGCTGGTCACCGTCGATGCGCTGCTCGGGGTTCCGGGCAAGCAGGTGTTGAAGGCGTCGGCGGTCGCGGCGAACTAG
- a CDS encoding ABC transporter ATP-binding protein, with product MASVTLKNIKKNYTKDVTVIKGVDLDIQDGEFVVFVGPSGCGKSTMLRMIAGLEDITDGELYIGDTLANDIHSSKRGIAMVFQSYALYPHMTVAQNMGFALKLAGTPKAEIDERVNKAADILQITHLLERKPKALSGGQRQRVAIGRAIVREPKVFLFDEPLSNLDASLRLNMRVELSKLHQDLKTTMIYVTHDQVEAMTLADRIVVFNAGIIQQVGSPLEMYENPSNLFVAGFLGSPKMNLLEAQLVGVEQGAAVMRLPKGITVRSAVDASRGKVGDKVTLGIRPEHIQLADAQDANAIPARVDLIEHLGDIVLAYIEIPGINEIICVKLPGHMTGLKYGDSVRITFPEKNVMLFDAEGLAYKRT from the coding sequence ATGGCTTCGGTTACGCTCAAGAACATCAAGAAGAACTACACCAAGGACGTTACCGTCATCAAGGGTGTGGATCTGGACATCCAGGACGGCGAATTCGTCGTTTTCGTCGGCCCGTCGGGCTGCGGCAAGTCGACCATGCTGCGGATGATCGCAGGCCTGGAAGACATTACCGACGGCGAGCTGTACATCGGCGATACGCTGGCAAACGACATCCATTCGTCCAAGCGCGGCATCGCGATGGTGTTCCAGTCGTATGCGCTGTATCCGCACATGACGGTCGCCCAGAACATGGGCTTCGCACTCAAGCTCGCCGGTACGCCGAAGGCGGAAATCGACGAGCGCGTGAACAAGGCGGCCGACATCCTGCAGATCACCCATCTGCTCGAACGCAAGCCGAAAGCCCTGTCGGGTGGCCAGCGCCAGCGTGTGGCGATCGGTCGTGCCATCGTTCGCGAACCCAAGGTCTTCCTGTTCGACGAACCGCTGTCGAACCTCGATGCATCGTTGCGCCTGAACATGCGCGTCGAGCTGTCCAAGCTGCACCAGGACCTGAAGACCACGATGATCTACGTGACCCACGACCAGGTCGAGGCGATGACGCTGGCCGACCGTATCGTGGTGTTCAACGCCGGCATCATCCAGCAGGTCGGCAGCCCGCTCGAGATGTACGAGAACCCGTCGAACCTGTTCGTCGCCGGCTTCCTCGGTTCGCCGAAGATGAACCTGCTCGAGGCCCAGCTGGTCGGCGTCGAGCAGGGTGCGGCGGTGATGCGCCTGCCGAAGGGCATCACCGTGCGCAGCGCGGTCGATGCCAGCCGCGGCAAGGTCGGCGACAAGGTGACGCTGGGCATTCGTCCGGAACACATCCAGCTGGCCGATGCGCAGGACGCCAATGCGATCCCGGCGCGCGTCGACCTGATCGAGCACCTCGGCGACATCGTGCTGGCCTATATCGAGATCCCGGGTATCAACGAGATCATCTGCGTCAAGCTGCCGGGCCACATGACCGGCCTCAAGTACGGTGACAGCGTGCGTATCACCTTCCCGGAGAAGAACGTGATGCTGTTCGACGCCGAAGGTCTCGCGTACAAGCGGACCTGA
- a CDS encoding carbohydrate ABC transporter permease, protein MAASRTTRRALALAGQYAGLIAFAIFTCFPFVWALAVGLSTDPSNIWLFPRSFWPTEPGLMWFERVFTEMPFLAYLKNSTLMSFWTIVAVVVISVLAGYPLARLKFPGRNLIFVAIIATLMLPSEVNIIPNFITLKHLGLLDSYTGAIIPNFAGAFGIFLMKQAFEQIPQDLIDAARVDGATELQILWRVMVPVSAPSIAALSIFTLVNAWNDYLWPSIVMTTRDKLPLAVGVFNDLTGPFAVSTSLVMAAIVLTVLPVLIFFAFTQRYFISGLDGAVK, encoded by the coding sequence ATGGCAGCTAGTCGTACGACCCGACGTGCGCTGGCGCTGGCTGGGCAGTATGCCGGCCTGATCGCCTTCGCCATCTTCACCTGCTTCCCGTTCGTCTGGGCGCTGGCCGTCGGCCTGTCGACCGACCCGTCGAACATCTGGCTGTTCCCGCGTTCGTTCTGGCCGACCGAGCCGGGGTTGATGTGGTTCGAGCGCGTCTTCACCGAAATGCCGTTCCTGGCGTATCTGAAGAACTCGACGCTCATGTCGTTTTGGACCATTGTTGCCGTGGTGGTGATTTCGGTGCTGGCCGGCTACCCGCTGGCACGGCTGAAGTTCCCGGGCCGCAACCTGATCTTCGTTGCGATCATCGCGACGCTGATGCTGCCGTCCGAAGTCAACATCATCCCGAACTTCATCACGCTGAAGCATCTGGGCCTGCTCGATTCGTACACCGGCGCGATCATCCCGAACTTCGCCGGCGCGTTCGGCATTTTCCTGATGAAGCAGGCATTCGAGCAGATTCCGCAGGACCTGATCGACGCGGCCCGTGTCGACGGTGCGACCGAACTGCAGATCCTCTGGCGCGTGATGGTGCCGGTGTCGGCGCCGTCGATTGCCGCGCTGTCGATCTTCACCCTCGTCAACGCTTGGAACGACTACCTGTGGCCGTCGATCGTGATGACCACCCGCGACAAGCTGCCGCTGGCCGTTGGCGTCTTCAACGACCTGACCGGCCCGTTCGCGGTGTCGACCAGCCTCGTCATGGCCGCGATCGTGCTGACCGTGTTGCCGGTGCTGATCTTCTTCGCCTTCACGCAGCGTTACTTCATCTCCGGCCTTGATGGCGCCGTGAAGTAA
- a CDS encoding carbohydrate ABC transporter permease: MKNSSSYTAIAYLFLAPALILMGIFTFWPVGYNTYLAFNNYSIADGTATWNNFEHFKYIAQEELFHNALKNSLLYLLVVPVIQIAALVVAKLVNNKLPGMTFFRAAYYIPVITAISIAGVVWANVYKYDGMLTWLMQALHLVPQGHEGQIDWLGNPDIALYMVMLFTFWKGIGYYMVLYLAGLQAIPAEVEEAAILDGANAWDRFWKITVPMVKPTILLCTLLSTIAAIRAFQEIIVLTRGQADTYTALYYVYDQAFRNYNFGRGAAAGLVVTFFCLILSAIQFRFFGEKK; the protein is encoded by the coding sequence GTGAAAAACTCCAGCAGCTATACCGCCATTGCTTATCTGTTTCTGGCTCCCGCCTTGATTCTGATGGGCATCTTCACGTTCTGGCCAGTAGGGTATAACACTTATCTGGCGTTCAATAACTACAGCATTGCCGACGGCACTGCGACGTGGAACAACTTCGAGCACTTCAAGTACATTGCGCAGGAAGAACTCTTCCACAATGCGCTGAAGAACTCGCTGCTCTACCTGCTGGTTGTTCCGGTCATCCAGATTGCCGCGCTCGTCGTGGCCAAGCTGGTCAACAACAAGCTGCCCGGGATGACGTTCTTCCGTGCGGCATATTACATTCCGGTCATTACCGCGATCTCGATCGCCGGCGTCGTCTGGGCCAACGTCTACAAGTACGACGGCATGCTGACCTGGCTGATGCAGGCGCTGCACCTGGTGCCGCAAGGACACGAGGGCCAGATCGACTGGCTCGGCAATCCGGACATCGCCCTCTACATGGTGATGCTGTTCACCTTCTGGAAGGGGATCGGCTACTACATGGTGCTCTACCTTGCAGGCCTGCAGGCGATTCCGGCCGAGGTTGAAGAGGCTGCGATCCTCGACGGTGCCAATGCATGGGACCGCTTCTGGAAGATCACCGTCCCGATGGTCAAGCCGACGATCCTGCTCTGTACGCTGCTGTCGACGATTGCCGCGATCCGTGCCTTCCAGGAAATCATCGTGCTGACCCGCGGTCAGGCCGATACCTATACCGCGCTCTACTACGTGTACGACCAGGCGTTCCGCAACTACAACTTCGGGCGCGGCGCAGCTGCCGGCCTCGTGGTGACGTTCTTCTGCCTGATCCTGTCGGCGATCCAGTTCCGATTCTTCGGCGAAAAGAAGTAA
- a CDS encoding ABC transporter substrate-binding protein — MKLKKMLTAGAVVFGFAALQAQAATELEFWTMNLAPKFNGYFEQAVTKFNAANPGLQAKWVDMNWDQIQPKLIASIAAGNPPALVNFNVPWVHEYAQQGNILPLDQYLGADKNVYLAAALRDVTVNGKVYAFPWYNSVSIIAYNKDIFAKAGVKSAPKNFDQLVADAKQIKAKTGLAAFAPKMGNMVGWFYYAGLPVVENGKAVFNSPKHVAFVQKFADLYKAGVMPKDVFKMEFEQEIAAYNSGKIAMMTTAPQALKRTETDAKAIYEKTGVAPFPADAGKMAFGAWMMDFVVPKGTKDPAAAAKLGKFLTSDDQQVAFSKATETTFPSTKKANLDPYFQAGANSADAVDQARAVAAKSMDNARTLTIAPGVLPDEAAMTKKLQDEVQSAVEGRKSVKAALDEVVAAWNEKLGKK; from the coding sequence ATGAAGCTCAAAAAAATGTTGACCGCTGGCGCGGTGGTGTTCGGCTTCGCAGCTCTCCAGGCTCAGGCTGCAACCGAACTCGAATTCTGGACCATGAACCTCGCGCCGAAGTTCAACGGTTACTTCGAGCAAGCCGTTACCAAGTTCAACGCTGCCAACCCGGGCCTGCAAGCCAAGTGGGTTGACATGAACTGGGACCAGATCCAGCCGAAGCTGATCGCTTCGATCGCCGCGGGCAACCCGCCGGCGCTGGTGAACTTCAACGTGCCCTGGGTGCATGAATACGCCCAGCAAGGCAACATCCTGCCGCTGGATCAGTACCTCGGCGCCGACAAGAACGTCTACCTGGCTGCAGCCCTCCGTGACGTGACCGTCAACGGCAAGGTGTACGCGTTCCCGTGGTACAACTCGGTTTCGATCATTGCCTACAACAAGGACATCTTCGCCAAGGCTGGCGTGAAGTCGGCTCCGAAGAACTTCGACCAGCTCGTTGCTGATGCCAAGCAGATCAAGGCCAAGACCGGTCTGGCTGCCTTTGCACCGAAGATGGGCAACATGGTCGGCTGGTTCTACTACGCCGGTCTGCCGGTCGTTGAAAACGGCAAGGCCGTGTTCAATTCGCCGAAGCACGTTGCCTTCGTGCAAAAGTTCGCTGACCTGTACAAGGCTGGCGTGATGCCGAAGGACGTCTTCAAGATGGAATTCGAGCAGGAAATCGCTGCGTACAACTCGGGCAAGATCGCGATGATGACCACCGCGCCGCAAGCTCTGAAGCGTACCGAAACCGATGCCAAGGCCATCTACGAGAAGACCGGTGTTGCACCGTTCCCGGCTGATGCTGGCAAGATGGCATTCGGCGCCTGGATGATGGACTTCGTGGTTCCGAAGGGCACCAAGGACCCGGCCGCTGCTGCCAAGCTCGGCAAGTTCCTGACCTCGGACGACCAGCAAGTCGCGTTCTCGAAGGCCACCGAAACCACCTTCCCGTCGACCAAGAAGGCTAACCTCGACCCGTACTTCCAAGCCGGTGCCAACAGCGCCGACGCGGTTGACCAGGCTCGTGCCGTTGCTGCCAAGTCGATGGACAACGCTCGCACTCTGACCATTGCTCCGGGCGTGCTGCCGGACGAAGCTGCAATGACCAAGAAGCTGCAAGACGAAGTTCAGAGCGCTGTTGAAGGCCGCAAGTCGGTCAAGGCCGCCCTGGATGAAGTGGTTGCTGCCTGGAACGAGAAGCTCGGCAAGAAGTAA
- a CDS encoding ABC transporter substrate-binding protein: MKLKRTVALAAAVFAATSFNALAADKVQVEYWSNSLSPKFDSVMKELTGKFNASQTEIEAKWVDVPWDAFQARMVAAVASGTVPGLVNLPKPWMDQYAQSKMIVPITKQASGFKGVYTEGANKDASYDGQIYGLPWYQVTGVLFYNKDLLAKAGVKEAPKSFSELMQTAKLVKEKTGVAGFSPKLNDGFTGWFLYEGLPVLKDGKAAFNSPAHVKLVEQFAAAYKAGVFPKDVFKMQFEDQIAAFGSQKIAMFAEGAHALKRTKTDSPKVYAETGVAGFPQAGGKTPFGGFLFLWSVPKGYKNVDAAVKLGKFLTNDEAQLAFAKASATFPSTNKALDDAYFQAGAKSADPIERATSVAATAIKASRTLTVSGLPDEAAMNKKLDDEVQAAVTGRKSAKQALDDAAAFWNGKLAAK; encoded by the coding sequence ATGAAGTTGAAGCGCACCGTCGCACTGGCCGCAGCCGTGTTTGCAGCCACCTCGTTCAATGCTCTGGCCGCCGACAAGGTGCAGGTCGAGTACTGGTCGAACAGTCTGTCGCCGAAGTTCGATAGCGTCATGAAGGAACTGACCGGCAAGTTCAATGCCTCGCAGACCGAAATCGAAGCCAAATGGGTCGACGTGCCGTGGGATGCCTTCCAGGCACGCATGGTCGCTGCGGTCGCCAGCGGCACCGTCCCGGGCCTGGTGAACCTGCCCAAGCCGTGGATGGACCAGTACGCGCAGTCGAAGATGATCGTGCCGATCACCAAGCAGGCCAGCGGCTTCAAGGGTGTTTACACCGAAGGCGCCAACAAGGACGCAAGCTACGACGGCCAGATCTACGGCCTGCCGTGGTATCAGGTGACCGGCGTGCTGTTCTACAACAAGGATCTGCTGGCCAAGGCCGGTGTCAAGGAAGCGCCGAAGAGCTTCAGCGAGCTGATGCAGACCGCCAAGCTCGTCAAGGAAAAGACCGGCGTGGCGGGCTTCTCGCCGAAGCTGAACGACGGCTTTACCGGCTGGTTCCTGTATGAAGGCCTGCCGGTCCTCAAGGACGGCAAGGCCGCGTTCAACAGCCCGGCACACGTCAAACTGGTCGAGCAGTTCGCTGCCGCCTACAAGGCCGGCGTGTTCCCGAAGGACGTCTTCAAGATGCAGTTTGAAGACCAGATCGCCGCATTCGGTTCGCAGAAGATCGCGATGTTCGCCGAAGGTGCCCATGCACTGAAGCGCACCAAGACCGATTCGCCGAAGGTCTACGCCGAAACCGGCGTTGCCGGCTTCCCGCAGGCCGGCGGCAAGACCCCGTTCGGTGGCTTCCTGTTCCTGTGGTCGGTGCCCAAGGGCTACAAGAACGTCGACGCGGCGGTCAAGCTCGGCAAGTTCCTGACCAACGACGAAGCCCAACTGGCGTTCGCCAAGGCATCGGCGACCTTCCCGTCGACCAACAAGGCGCTCGACGACGCGTACTTCCAGGCCGGTGCCAAGTCGGCCGACCCGATCGAACGCGCCACTTCCGTTGCCGCGACGGCCATCAAGGCTTCGCGCACGCTGACCGTCTCGGGGCTGCCGGACGAAGCCGCGATGAACAAGAAGCTCGACGATGAAGTCCAGGCCGCCGTTACCGGTCGCAAGTCGGCCAAGCAGGCGCTGGACGATGCCGCCGCGTTCTGGAACGGCAAGCTCGCCGCCAAGTAA
- a CDS encoding GntR family transcriptional regulator — protein sequence MQASAKLLVLKPDPDSATPLYLQLGHKLAAAIHAGFWKADEPLPSERTFCDVLGVSRVTARKALDLLYEQGMIIRRQGAGTYITPKLEQPLTRLTNLSEMLKQRGFTPGSRWLKREVATATPEELLRLNLAPNSRVSRLQRVRTASDVVMAIEETSLPYHLVPEPAEVGDSLYEFMRDRHLGVVRAIQNIGAINASEALATLAKVPVGAAMLHLTRVGYLENGLAVELTHSYFRSDYYDFVVELHC from the coding sequence ATGCAAGCATCGGCCAAGTTGCTCGTCCTCAAGCCCGATCCGGACAGTGCGACGCCGCTTTACCTGCAGCTCGGCCACAAGCTGGCCGCTGCGATCCACGCGGGCTTCTGGAAGGCCGACGAGCCGCTGCCGTCCGAGCGGACCTTCTGCGACGTGCTCGGCGTCTCGCGCGTGACCGCGCGCAAGGCGCTCGATCTGTTGTACGAGCAGGGCATGATCATCCGGCGCCAGGGCGCCGGCACCTATATCACCCCCAAGCTCGAGCAGCCGCTGACCCGGCTGACCAATCTGTCGGAAATGCTCAAGCAGCGCGGCTTCACCCCGGGCTCTCGCTGGCTCAAGCGCGAGGTCGCGACCGCGACGCCCGAGGAGCTGCTCAGGCTCAACCTCGCGCCCAACAGCCGCGTCAGCCGGTTGCAGCGTGTCCGGACTGCCAGCGACGTGGTCATGGCGATCGAGGAAACATCCTTGCCCTATCATCTGGTGCCGGAGCCGGCCGAGGTAGGGGATTCTCTTTATGAATTCATGCGTGATCGACACCTCGGTGTTGTACGTGCGATACAAAACATCGGTGCGATCAATGCCTCCGAGGCGCTGGCGACGCTCGCCAAAGTACCCGTCGGCGCGGCGATGCTGCACCTGACCCGGGTCGGCTACCTGGAAAACGGCCTGGCAGTTGAGCTGACGCATTCGTACTTTCGAAGCGATTACTACGATTTCGTCGTCGAGCTCCATTGTTAA